In a single window of the Nicotiana tomentosiformis chromosome 10, ASM39032v3, whole genome shotgun sequence genome:
- the LOC138900604 gene encoding uncharacterized protein gives MRFFELARHVVWLVPTDRERIRRERVFGATFDEVVDIARQIEVVRSLEVREVLVGYLLGGSPTTVGVVLKGPAQTTRPAHYGASASPSSYSAHSGQSSFSALPAQISYHASSSHTSTGNSSGYHEQQFRQRRGCFECRELGHFKRDCPRLLSGAPQQISRPTPLAPAVTPPPQLAQGGPQLARGRLRLRGISGGGEARLYAFPARPDVVASNAVVTCIVLVFHNEASILFDPGYTYS, from the exons atgaggttttttgagttggctcgtcatgtagtttggttggttcccactgatagggagaggattaggag ggagagggtatttggtgccacttttgacgaggtggttgacattgctcgacagatagaggtGGTTCGTAGCCTCGAGGTTCGGGAAGTTTTGGTGGGGTACCTTCTGGGTGGCAGTCCTACcacagtaggggtcgtccttaaaGGGCCTGCTCAGACGACTCGTCCAGCTCAttatggtgcatcagctagccccagttcttacagtgctcactcaggccagtcttcattcagtgcactaccagcgcagattTCTTATCATGCCTCGTCCTCTCAtacttctacaggtaattcctcgggttatcacgagcaacagttccgtcagaggaggggttgtttcgagtgcagagaattgggtcatttcaagagagattgtcctaggctattgagtggggctccacaacaaATTTCTCGGCCGACGCCactagcaccagcagttacaccaccacCTCAACTAGCTCAGGGTGGGCCtcagttagctaggggtcgcctTAGATTGAGAGGCATATCAGGTGGCGGTGAGGCCCGAttatatgcttttcctgccaggccagatgtcgttgcctCAAATGCAGTGGtcacatgtattgtcttagtGTTCCACaatgaggcttctatattatttgaccctggttatACTTATTCATaa